The DNA region AAAGGCGGCAGCTCCTCATCTTCTGATAAAAGTTCACGCTCGAGAAGCACAAGACCCTTTAGCGGACCCTCAAAAATATCCAACTCCCAGCCATCAAAAGTATATCTCGTCTTGGACAGGGTAAAGACACAAGCGTCGAGTGCCGCCTTACCGATATTCTCATTTATTACCGTCGTCTCAATCTCGTCTCGCGAGATCCCAGAACCACGTTTTACGGTAAAAATAGTCGTACTATTGTTTTTGATGCGTACTCGCATCGTTTTTCCGGGCAATGAACCAAAGTATCCTTGCGAAATATGATCCTTGGTACATCCTGACAATGGCTTATTTGTCTTGATGCGCTTCACAAGAAAGCGCCGCTCAATTTCGATACTTGTTTTGCTACTTGGCGCAGAAGAATCCACGGCAAACCTCTTTGTGAAAGACCTGGTTCAATCGTAGTCCTCTCGTAAACCATCGTCAAAACTATTAGAGAAAAGTATTTTTCTTTTTGTTATGCACATTTCTTCCACAGCGATGTCAAAAAGTTGACACACTTATACACAGCTGGAAATATCGTGACTAACTATGGATCTTCAAGCGTTGTGGCAAGCTTCACTAGGTGAACTTGAGCTCTCTCTCACGAAAGCAAATTTCACGACCTGGTTTAAAAATACCTACTTAGCCCAGATCGAAGGCTCAAAAGCGACCGTTTGTGTCCCAAACACATTCACACAAGCTTGGTTACAAAAGAAATATAACGATCAAATTGTTCGTGCTTTGCGTAATGCGTCCAATCTACCTGTCCGTGAGATCGTTTATCGCGTTGAGGTGAAAAACACTACTCAAATCGCTTTAGAAAACACCCCCGCACCAACAGCGAGCGGCATGTACAGCGAATCTTCACAGGCATTTGCTACCGAAGCCCCTGTATCTACACCACAAACACATTCTTCTAACGATATTGGGCTTAATCCTCGCTATCTTTTTAATGCGTTTATTGTAGGTAAAGGCAATGAGCTTGCTCATGCCGCCTGCCAAGCCGTTGCAAGTAAAATCGGTGAAGTCTATAACCCATTATTTATCCATGGTGATGCTGGTATGGGTAAGACACATCTTGTTCAAGCTATTGGGCATCACGTCTTACAAACAAACCCAAATGCGAAAGTTCGTTATGTTTCTTGCGAACGTTTTGCAAATGAATTCATTCAATCGGTACGCAGTGGTCGCATGAATGAATTTAAAGATCGTTATCGTTTGGTAGATGTGCTCCTTATTGATGATATTCAATTCTTACAAGGCAAAGAAGGTACACAAGAAGAGTTTTTCCATACCTTTAACGCACTTCATCAAGCAAATAAACAGATTGTTATTACATCGGATCGTCCACCAAAAGACATTCAAACGCTCGAAAGTCGTCTCCAATCGCGTTTTGAATGGGGCATGATGGCAGACATCTCAAAACCTGATTTTGAAACACGTGTGGCAATCTTGCAGGCAAAAACACGCGAAAAGAACTATCCACTCTCTGTTGATATTCTTCACACAATCGCAGGATCCATTCAATCAAATATTCGTGAGCTTGAGGGAGCATTAAATAAAATCATCGCCTACCATCAATTTAAAAACATTCCTCCAACGCTTGAATCTGTACAGCCATTATTACAGAGCTTCACGCCTACCATTACCAAGCGTTCGATCACTCCAAAACTTCTTTTAGAGACGGTAAATACCTACTTTGATATCACCATGGAAGAAATGCTTGGTAAAAGCCGTGAAAAGCGCCTCGCTCATCCAAGACAAATCGCCATGTACATGCTGAGAGAAGAGATTAAGTGCTCTTATCCTGCTATCGGTGACCAGGTTGGTGGACGTGATCACACCACCGCAATGCATGCCTGCGAAAAAATCACGAACCTCATCAAGACCGATGAGCAACTCAAGCAAGACATCACTCTTCTACGAGAAAAGATCTATAATCAGAGTCATTAACATGTTAAGCGGAGGATAAACCCAGGTTATCCACATTATCTGGGGATAACTATCTGTTTTTCACAAGATTAGACCTCGCGATCAAAGCTTTATTTCTTAAAGCAGTGGTCGCGAGGTCTTGTGTATAAAGCTGTGTGTTTATGGGTCTAAAGCTTGTGGATGAAGAAAGGATAACTTTGATCACTTTAAATGATGTAGCGACTAGTACACAGCGAGTCCCTTATAGGTGCACAGAGCTTGTGGGTAAATAAACTTAGATACTTGCCTAAGCATAGCGGTTATTTGAGCTATCCACACTGTCCACACCCCTTACTATTACTACTGTTTTTATACATAACTTGATTCTTCTAACCCGGGATGAAAAGATCTTCTTATCGATATGCATATAGCTTGTACCCAAGAAAACCTCTTACAAGGTTTATCACTCGTGAGTCATATCACGGCCAAACAAACAAACCTTCCTATCCTAGGAAATGTCTTATTAAAGACTGAGGGAGGTGGTTTAAAATTATTCTCTACAAATCTTGAGATGGCGATTAGCGCTCAAGTTCGTGGAGTTGTTGAAGCACAAGGAGAATTTACCGTCCCTGCAAAACTTCTACAGGATTATATTTCGCTCCTCCCTTCGGGTAAGGTGGAGCTTATTGTGAAGGATGATATTTTAGAGGTACGAGCCCATGGTTCATCAACGACGATGAGGGGGATGCCTAGCTCTGAGTTTCCACTTATCCCGAAACTCGCTTTAGATGCTGGCTACCAGATCAATGCCGAAGCGCTCAAACTCGCCATTTCGCAAACAGTCTTTGCTGTATCAGCTTCGGAGGCTCGCCCAGAGCTTGGTGGTGTCGCTTGTTTCTTTAATAGCGAGAACGAAGAAGAGAAAGTGGTTTTTGCTGCCACAGATTCTTATCGTTTGTCAGAGCGTATTTTTCATATCGAAGGTGGTAGTAAAGAAGCGAAGCACTGTATTGTCCCTTCTCGAGCAATGCAAGAAATGGGACGTATTATCTCTGCGTATAAAGACGATGTTGATATGCCTGAAACAATCGACTGGTCTATTACAGAAAGTCAGATGGTGATGACCTACGGTAAAGTTGAGCTTATCTCGAGGCTTATCGAAGGGAGTTTTCCTCCCTACCGACAAATCATGCCTTCTGAAAGTAAAACAAAATGTATTGTTGCTAAGTCAGAGCTTCAAAAAGCGATTAAAGCTGCTTCATTATTTGCTCGCCAAGGGGTATTTGATATCCATGTAGAGATCGATGCAACCAAAGGTATGACAATTTCGTCCTCTGATACTGGGACAGGAGCTCATAGCTCGACCCTGAAGGCCGATATAAGCGGAGAATCAGTAAACAAGGTAATACTCAACTACAAATACTTCTCAGATGGTCTGAGCGTCCTCACAGGCGATCAAGTAGAATTTCAATGTATTGATGGAATGAATCCCGTTACACTCTCAAGTAAAGGCACCGAAGGATTTAGTTATATCATCATGCCTATTCGCTCATAATGAGCGATATTGATGAGGATAAGTTATCCACTTATACATAAAAAGTTATACACAAAGCCCCCAATTGGGGGCTTTGTTATTACGGGGTTATTTTTAGTTGTTCGGTTACTAAGTCTATAGTTTCACCATCTTTTTGTGTCGCTTCTGCTTCTACCGTGTACTCGCCGGTAGCTGGTCCAGCAGAGAGCGTGAAACCCGTCTGCTCTTCTGTAGGAAATTGTATCGACCCTACAAGAATACGTTCACTGGTGTCTTTGTTAACTAGAGTGACGGTTATTCTTTGATAGCGCGTTGGTTGATCCGAGTGAATGATAAATGATCTCGGAAACGAAGACCTAGACCATCGTTCATTTCGTTGTGGTGAAAGAAGATTAAAGCCAGAGAGTGAGGCATCGGGAGCTGCCGTAAGATTGATTTGAATAACCTTTTCATCAAAGGCGCCCAACTCGTCTTCTGCACGTATCTTTAGTGTTCTGTAACCAGATTCAATGCTATTTGGGATTGTTGCGTAAATAGTCCAAGGGTAATTGTTCGCTGTACCAATAAGGATGTCATCTATTGTGACGGATACGGTTTTTATTGTTCTTGGTGATTCTACCGAGGTTTGTATCGTAAGATTTCGACTCGATATAGTTGTATTATCTTGAGGTGATTGAATGGTGAGATTTGGTTTATTTTCTGGCGTAAATAGATCGTCGCTTTCTGTTGGTGCTGTTGATGTCGCCATCCATTGTGTCTTTTGTACGTAGGACTGAACACCTGCCTCCCAGTTAACAAATTGCGGATCAGCGGCAGGATTAACAGGGTTCGGACCTAGTGGATTGTCTTTATCAATGTAATAAAGAATTGTATGCGCTTCATGTACTAAGCGTTCTTCAACAAGATCAGGAGGGGTAAATTCGGTTGCGAGTTTATTGTTTAATTTATTTACCTTAACAAGTCTCTCTACGTTTTGACCAAGGATGGCGAGTTTATCGGTATTCGATGGTGCTGGTTTGATAAACGTTTCTTTTTCCATTCCTTGTGTAGCGCGACGCATATAGTTTTGCCAGATAGGTGCAGCGATAATGGAGCCGTCAGCACCACTCTTCATTTCTTTTCCGTCGGTATTACCTACCCAGACAACGCTTACGAGGTTTGGTGTAAATCCTGCTGTCCACGCATCTTTATTGTTATTTGTTGTACCAGTTTTAGCTGCCACTTGGCGGTCCGGTAAGGTGAGGCTGTTTTTGCTACCAAAGATAAATGTACGAGCATTATTATCGGACATAATATCTGTAAGCAGTCTTGCAACCTGTGGTTCGACAACCTGTTTTGCTTCGGGGTCTTTCCATTCTTCAAGAACAGTACCATCAGGCTTTTCTACCTTAAGAATGGCAGCGATAGGTTTTTGTTTGCCGTCTTGAGCAAATGCCGCAAAGGCATTTGCATGCTCAAGAGCCGTAACAGTACCGCCACCAAGTCCAATTGATAAGCCAAAATCAGAACGGTTTTCAAAGGTGGTATAACCAAGTTTTTCTGCAAAATCGATAACACCGCCTACGCCAACAAGATAGGTTGCTTTTACCGCAGGGATATTAAGTGAACCAGCTAAAGCAGACCGTAAGGTAACAGGACCATGCTCTCTAAAGTCATAGTTTTTTGGTTCATAGTTTCCAACGTCTGTTTTAAACGTCGTAAGAACATCCCAGATTTTTGTTTCTGGAAGGTAGCCTTTCTCAAAAGCTGCAGCATAAATAATAGGTTTAAAGCTAGAACCTGGTTGGCGATTACGACTCAATGTTACGTTTACTTCACCTTGAATACTTTTATCAAAGTAATCTTTAGAACCAACCATGCTCATGATTTGACCTGTTTTAGGGTCAAGAGCGATAAGTGCTGCATTGCTAAAGTTATAACGAGCGCCACGACTCTCTACGCCTTTTACAATTTCATCTTCGGCGATTTTTTGTTTATCGTAATCGATCGTTGTGATGACTTTAAGTCCACCGCGTTCTACGGTGCTGATTCCATATCGTTCAACAAGCTCACCTTTTACATACATCACAAAGTGTGGAGCTTCGATATTGCCAACGGTACGAGGTTTAAGTTTTTTTAATGTATCAACAGCAACGTTAGCATCATATTCTTCTTGGTTGATGTAATCTTGTTCTTTCATTTTTTCTAAAACAAGATGTTGTCTATTTTTTAGCGCCTCACGCTGATCGCCGTAGTAACCGTTGCCATAAGGGTTAAAGTATTCAGGACGCTGAATAATCGCAGCAAGAAAAGCAGATTCATCAATCGTTAAGTCTTTTGCGGATTTGCCAAAATATGATTGTGAAGCAGACTCAATACCATAGAGGTTTGAGCCAAACGGAATTTCGTTAAGATAGAGCTGAATGATTTGTTCTTTGCTTAACTTGCGTTCGATTTGTAATGAGATGATAACTTCTTTAATTTTTCTGATCCACGAACGTTCGGTAGTAAGAATGGCATTACGTACGAGTTGTTGCGTAAGTGTTGAAGTACCAGAAATGCGTTGGCCTTTAAGAGTGTTTACGATAACAGCACGCGCTAAGCCAAACCAGTAGATACCATTATGTTCATAAAAGCCACGATCTTCGATAGAGATAACAGCTTGATACATTGATTTTGGAATATCTTCATAAGCAATCAATGTTCGTTTTTCATCACCGTGAATTTCGTATAAAAGGTGGGTTCCGGTGCGATCATAGATCTGCGTGGACTGGGCAACCTCTCTTGTAATCAAAGAATTAGGGTCCGGAAGGTCGCGACTTACCCAAGCAGCGAAAACCGTGAAAACAAATAATGAAAGCGCGAATAATCCAAGCGCAATAAGGCTAAGAGGTCTGATAATCCGCCAAAACTTGGTCCATTGGCGTCCGGAGGGCTTTTTTACGTTCATTTCATTTGGCATATTTGGCTAACGTTAGCGAAAAAACAGAGGTTTAACCTTGACTTTTCTTGTCAAAAATAGTATAATGATTGTCCCAAATTGGGAAATCTATGATTAAGCCTACAAACCAAGTGTACCAAACTCCAGTGAAAAAAGCGCTTGTAATTGCTGTTCTTGTCGCGCTTTCTGCTACCGAAGTCCGCGTTCCGGTTGCTGAGGCAGCATCTTCTCTTCCTAACACTCAAGTTTCAACGATTGATACGGCTATTAATGACAACGTTGAAGAAGCCTCCCTTTACTATGCGACTAATATCCATGGTGAAGCAGAAAAAGAAGAAGTAACTCCTGTTAAAACCATGTATATGGATATGACAGCTTATACTTCTGCACCTAATGAAACAGACGGTTCTCCGTTTATTACCGCTGATGGTTCAGTTGTTCGTGACGGTATTGTTGCAACAAACGCCTTACCATTTGGAACGAAAGTTCGTATTCCATCCCTTTTCGGTGATAAGATCTTTACCGTTCATGATCGTATGAATCAACGTTATTACTATCGCGTTGATGTATGGATGACAACAAAAAAAGAAGCTTTTACCTTTGGTGTAAAGCGTAAAGTCGAAATCGAAGTTATCGAAATGGGTGATGGTAAGAAAAACTGGGATCAATGGAAAAACAAAACCGCTGAGTTAAACCGTGTTGGTAAATACGGTCCTAAACCAGAAGAAGAAGGTATTTGGTTATAAGCCATCTACCAAATCAAAAAATCCTCCTTTCGGAGGATTTTTTGTTGGAGGCGTGGGCGAGAATCGAACTCGCGAATAAAGGTTTTGCAGACCTCTGCCTTACCACTTGGCTACCACGCCCCGTAAAACAGCTACGCTGTCACGGGGCGGTGCCCCGATCCCGTGCTTTATAGCTGTTTTTTAAAAGACTCGCAAGATACAAAAACGGCGCATCAGGGTTTAATCCCAGGTGCACCGTTTAAGGCTCGATTCCACAAGCGAAGTAAGTATATCAAAATCTTGTAAAAGCACGCAAGTTTTCGGGGATGGAATGTGGATAACTTATTATAGTAGGTTTTATATTATTTTTCGTTAGAGAAACGTTTCTTTTTTTCTCCGCAAACGGCACACTACCTTTATGAGACCAAAGTTATTTTTACTTGATGCAAATGCGCTTTTGCATCGATCGTGGCATGCAATACGCCCACTCACGAGTCCGGATGGACGCACAGTGAACTGTGTTTACGGTATGACGATGAGCGTGATGAAGCTTATTGAACGCTATAAGCCGGATGCATTCGCTGCTTGTTGGGATACAGAAGCACCTACATTTCGACACGAAGCTTATAAAGAATACAAAGGACATCGTAAAGAAAAAGAACAAGATCTTTACGATCAAATCCCTTGGGTCAAAGAAGGTTTTGATGCATTAGGAATCCCCTCGCTTTTTCTTGATGGATATGAAGCCGATGATTTGCTCGGTACGATTGGTGCACGTGCGGTCAAAGAAGGTTTTGATGTTACGATTATTACTGGTGATCGTGATGCGCTTCAATTAGTAAGACCACACCTCGAAGTGATGTTATTTGTAAAAGGTGTTACCGAAGTGAAGATTGTTAATGAAAAGGTTCTGTTAGAAGAATATGGATTTACACCAGAGCAATTTATAGATTTTAAAGCGATTCAAGGTGATGCATCAGATAATATCCCAGGAATACGTGGTATTGGTGAAGTTGGTGCAAAATCTCTTTTGAAACATTTTGGTTCTATGGATGGAATCATTAAGGCAGCCCATGATCCAATATCAGAGATGCGCGCTAAAAATAGAGAAGCGATACTAAGCGCCGAGAAAGAGATCCCAGCTATTTTGGACCTTGTGAGAATTCGTCTCGATGTTCCTTATAAATGGGATATTGATAAACATCTATTGCTAAGCAAAAATGCAGAAGCAAGAACTTTTTTGCTATCAATGGGATTTGTTTCTTTGTTAAAACGCCTTGATGATTTAGAAGGTAAAGGTACTTCGTCTATTAAAGCTGATTCAGAAAAAAAGAAAAAACCATCTAAATCTGTTTTAGCATATGATGCGATGAATGAATCTTCTAACGAAGAAAAATCTTTTAAAGCAGAGACAAAAGGTGGTTTATCGATGAATGAAATAAAGAGTCGTTTACAAAAAGCAAAACATATTGCCCTTGGTATTGTGTGGGAAGATGCATCTATCCCAGCGGTAAAAGCAAAAGCGATGGCATTGTTTTGTACGGATGGTGAATCTACCTTTTTACTACAAGCGAATGAATTAAAACAAGACCCAGCGTTTTTTTCTGCTTTGGATAAAAAGGTTATTGCTCATGATACAAAAGCCGTGATGCATGGACTACGCATGCTTGGTGTACAAAATCCTCAATGGGATTTTGATACAATGCTAGCAGCTTATGTGCTGAATGCTGGTGAACGCTCTCATGATTTAAGAACCGTTGCGTTGGCTTATGCGGATATTACTTTAGCAACCGAACCTACAATTGCAGAACAAGTATTAGCCGCCTGGCATTGCACTGAGCCTCTAAAAAAAGCGTTAAAAAATGAGAAATTAACGGAGGTTTTTGAACGTTTTGAGCTACCTTTGGCGCCTGTGCTTTGTAAGATGGAGGCTGAAGGTATTGAGATAGATACGGTCTATCTACATACGTTGGCAAAAGAATTACGTACGGAGCAAGAAAAACTCCTTAAGTTGATGCAAAGTATTGCAGGTACAGACTTAAACCCAGCATCACCTGCGCAACTATCACATGTATTGTTTGAATTACTAGCATTACCAACAAAGGGTATTAAAAAAGGAAAGACAGGATTTTCTACAGCTGCAAGTGAATTAGAAAAGCTTCGAGGGTCACACGAAATTATTGAATACATAGAAAACTATCGCGA from Candidatus Nomurabacteria bacterium includes:
- the dnaA gene encoding chromosomal replication initiator protein DnaA; its protein translation is MDLQALWQASLGELELSLTKANFTTWFKNTYLAQIEGSKATVCVPNTFTQAWLQKKYNDQIVRALRNASNLPVREIVYRVEVKNTTQIALENTPAPTASGMYSESSQAFATEAPVSTPQTHSSNDIGLNPRYLFNAFIVGKGNELAHAACQAVASKIGEVYNPLFIHGDAGMGKTHLVQAIGHHVLQTNPNAKVRYVSCERFANEFIQSVRSGRMNEFKDRYRLVDVLLIDDIQFLQGKEGTQEEFFHTFNALHQANKQIVITSDRPPKDIQTLESRLQSRFEWGMMADISKPDFETRVAILQAKTREKNYPLSVDILHTIAGSIQSNIRELEGALNKIIAYHQFKNIPPTLESVQPLLQSFTPTITKRSITPKLLLETVNTYFDITMEEMLGKSREKRLAHPRQIAMYMLREEIKCSYPAIGDQVGGRDHTTAMHACEKITNLIKTDEQLKQDITLLREKIYNQSH
- the dnaN gene encoding DNA polymerase III subunit beta — encoded protein: MHIACTQENLLQGLSLVSHITAKQTNLPILGNVLLKTEGGGLKLFSTNLEMAISAQVRGVVEAQGEFTVPAKLLQDYISLLPSGKVELIVKDDILEVRAHGSSTTMRGMPSSEFPLIPKLALDAGYQINAEALKLAISQTVFAVSASEARPELGGVACFFNSENEEEKVVFAATDSYRLSERIFHIEGGSKEAKHCIVPSRAMQEMGRIISAYKDDVDMPETIDWSITESQMVMTYGKVELISRLIEGSFPPYRQIMPSESKTKCIVAKSELQKAIKAASLFARQGVFDIHVEIDATKGMTISSSDTGTGAHSSTLKADISGESVNKVILNYKYFSDGLSVLTGDQVEFQCIDGMNPVTLSSKGTEGFSYIIMPIRS
- a CDS encoding penicillin-binding protein, whose product is MPNEMNVKKPSGRQWTKFWRIIRPLSLIALGLFALSLFVFTVFAAWVSRDLPDPNSLITREVAQSTQIYDRTGTHLLYEIHGDEKRTLIAYEDIPKSMYQAVISIEDRGFYEHNGIYWFGLARAVIVNTLKGQRISGTSTLTQQLVRNAILTTERSWIRKIKEVIISLQIERKLSKEQIIQLYLNEIPFGSNLYGIESASQSYFGKSAKDLTIDESAFLAAIIQRPEYFNPYGNGYYGDQREALKNRQHLVLEKMKEQDYINQEEYDANVAVDTLKKLKPRTVGNIEAPHFVMYVKGELVERYGISTVERGGLKVITTIDYDKQKIAEDEIVKGVESRGARYNFSNAALIALDPKTGQIMSMVGSKDYFDKSIQGEVNVTLSRNRQPGSSFKPIIYAAAFEKGYLPETKIWDVLTTFKTDVGNYEPKNYDFREHGPVTLRSALAGSLNIPAVKATYLVGVGGVIDFAEKLGYTTFENRSDFGLSIGLGGGTVTALEHANAFAAFAQDGKQKPIAAILKVEKPDGTVLEEWKDPEAKQVVEPQVARLLTDIMSDNNARTFIFGSKNSLTLPDRQVAAKTGTTNNNKDAWTAGFTPNLVSVVWVGNTDGKEMKSGADGSIIAAPIWQNYMRRATQGMEKETFIKPAPSNTDKLAILGQNVERLVKVNKLNNKLATEFTPPDLVEERLVHEAHTILYYIDKDNPLGPNPVNPAADPQFVNWEAGVQSYVQKTQWMATSTAPTESDDLFTPENKPNLTIQSPQDNTTISSRNLTIQTSVESPRTIKTVSVTIDDILIGTANNYPWTIYATIPNSIESGYRTLKIRAEDELGAFDEKVIQINLTAAPDASLSGFNLLSPQRNERWSRSSFPRSFIIHSDQPTRYQRITVTLVNKDTSERILVGSIQFPTEEQTGFTLSAGPATGEYTVEAEATQKDGETIDLVTEQLKITP
- a CDS encoding 3D domain-containing protein, producing the protein MIKPTNQVYQTPVKKALVIAVLVALSATEVRVPVAEAASSLPNTQVSTIDTAINDNVEEASLYYATNIHGEAEKEEVTPVKTMYMDMTAYTSAPNETDGSPFITADGSVVRDGIVATNALPFGTKVRIPSLFGDKIFTVHDRMNQRYYYRVDVWMTTKKEAFTFGVKRKVEIEVIEMGDGKKNWDQWKNKTAELNRVGKYGPKPEEEGIWL
- the polA gene encoding DNA polymerase I; this encodes MRPKLFLLDANALLHRSWHAIRPLTSPDGRTVNCVYGMTMSVMKLIERYKPDAFAACWDTEAPTFRHEAYKEYKGHRKEKEQDLYDQIPWVKEGFDALGIPSLFLDGYEADDLLGTIGARAVKEGFDVTIITGDRDALQLVRPHLEVMLFVKGVTEVKIVNEKVLLEEYGFTPEQFIDFKAIQGDASDNIPGIRGIGEVGAKSLLKHFGSMDGIIKAAHDPISEMRAKNREAILSAEKEIPAILDLVRIRLDVPYKWDIDKHLLLSKNAEARTFLLSMGFVSLLKRLDDLEGKGTSSIKADSEKKKKPSKSVLAYDAMNESSNEEKSFKAETKGGLSMNEIKSRLQKAKHIALGIVWEDASIPAVKAKAMALFCTDGESTFLLQANELKQDPAFFSALDKKVIAHDTKAVMHGLRMLGVQNPQWDFDTMLAAYVLNAGERSHDLRTVALAYADITLATEPTIAEQVLAAWHCTEPLKKALKNEKLTEVFERFELPLAPVLCKMEAEGIEIDTVYLHTLAKELRTEQEKLLKLMQSIAGTDLNPASPAQLSHVLFELLALPTKGIKKGKTGFSTAASELEKLRGSHEIIEYIENYREVSKLLSTYVEVIPTLVDKHHRLHTTFQQAVAATGRLSSADPNVQNIPIRTELGRKVRTAFKAKEGFELIACDYSQIELRLIASLAQDKQMIEAFKKGLDIHTATASRIWNIPLDEVTKEQRRSAKAINFGIIYGQGPVGLSQTAGITFAEAKQFIANYFEAYPGIKKYLDETKVLAKKQGYIETIYGRRRPLPELESDMAMLRASGERMAINMPVQGTAADIIKLAMLEVDKKLPTVSPKARMLLQVHDELVFEVPKNEREQVATFVVDIMEHVADVGVPLLVESKYGKNWEEMIKL